A part of Procambarus clarkii isolate CNS0578487 chromosome 21, FALCON_Pclarkii_2.0, whole genome shotgun sequence genomic DNA contains:
- the LOC138367058 gene encoding uncharacterized PPE family protein PPE24-like, with protein sequence MELPVALTPSIPAAFTACIPAVVFPAALTDSLYTSVGVPSEALSLYTSGSVACGAHSFYTSGADSLYNSGGVANGAHSLYTCGGVATGAHSLSTSGGVANSVYSLYNSGGVASGAHSLYTSGVVLPPALTPSIPALEFPARLSLSIPAAVLPSALTPSIPAALTPSITAALTPSIPAEVLPVALTPSIPEMVLLVALTHSMPAVVLPAALTPSIRTVELPVALIPSIPAAFTPSIPAVVLPAALTPSIPAEEWPAALTPSIPAEEWPAALTQSLLALVVPAALTPSIPAAGLPAALTPSLPAALTPSIPAALTPSIPVALNTLIKAAVLPAALTPSIPAVVLPAALTPSIPAVVLPAALTPSIPAVVLPAALTPSIPAVVLPVALTPSIPAAFTPSIPAVVTSGAHLLYSSSVHSLYTSSGVASGANSLYTSSVHFLNTSGGVASGAHSLYTSGGFASGAHSLYTSDEVASCAHSLYTSSVHCLYTSGGVSSGSH encoded by the exons ATGGAGTTGCCAgttgcgctcactccctctataccagcagcgTTCACTGCCTGTATACCAGCAGTGGTGTTTCCAGCGGCTCTCActgactccctctataccagcgttgGAGTTCCCAGCGAGGCtctctccctctataccagcggcagTGTTGCCTGCGGCGCTCACTCCTTCTATACCAGCGGCGCTGACTCCCTCTATAACAGCGGTGGAGTTGCcaacggcgctcactccctctatacctgcggaggtgttgccaccggcgctcactccctctctaCCAGCGGAGGTGTTGCCAACAGCGTTTACTCCCTCTATaacagcggtggtgttgccagcggcgctcactccctctataccagcggtg tGGTTTTGCCaccggcgctcactccctctataccagcgttgGAGTTCCCAGCGAGGCTCTCTCTTTCTATACCAGCGGCAGTGTTGCCCTCGGCGCTCACTCCTTCTATACCAGCGGCGCTGACTCCCTCTATAACAgcagcgctcactccctctatcccagcggaggtgttgccagtggcgctcactccctctataccagagaTGGTGTTGCTAGTGGCGCTCACTCACTCTATGCCAGCGGTGGttttgccagcggcgctcactccctctatacgaaCGGTGGAGTTGCCCGTGGCGCTTATtccctctataccagcagcgttcactccctctataccagcggtggtgttgccagcggcactcactccctctataccagcggaggAGTGGCCAgcagcgctcactccctctataccagcggaggAGTGGCCAGCAGCGCTCACTCAATCTTTACTAGCTTTAGTGGTGCCAGCGgcactcactccctctataccagcggcagggttgccagcggcgctcactccctctttaCCAGCGgcactcactccctctataccagcggcgctgactccctctataccagtggCGCTTAATACCCTTATAAAAGCGGCAGTGTTGCCTgcagcgctcactccctctataccagcggtggtgttgccagcagcgctcactccttctataccagcggtggtgttgccagcagcgctcactccctctataccagcggtggtgttgcctgcagcgctcactccctctataccagcagtGGTGTTGCCagtggcgctcactccctctataccagcagcgttcactccctctataccagcggtggtgacCAGCGGCGCTCACTTACTCTATTCCAGTAgcgttcactccctctataccagcagtggtgttgccagcggcgctaactccctctataccagcagcgTTCACTTCCTCAATACCAGCggaggtgttgccagcggcgctcactccctctataccagcggtggttttgccagcggcgctcactctcTCTATACCAGCGATGAAGTTGCCAgttgcgctcactccctctataccagcagcgttcactgcctctataccagcggtggtgtttcCAGCGGCTCTCActga
- the LOC138367053 gene encoding nascent polypeptide-associated complex subunit alpha, muscle-specific form-like, translating to MTLTPSIPAAVLPAALTPSIPAALTPSIPASLTTFIPAVELPAALTPSIQAAVLPAALTPSLPAVVLPTALTPSIPAVVLPAALTPSIPAVLLPTALTPSIPAMVLPAALTTLVRAVGQRRSLNTSGSVASGAHYLYSSGGPAALTLYQRWCCQRRSLPLYERWSKRRSLYTSGGVSRGAHTLYTTGRVASSAHSFYISSAHSLYTSSGVANGAHSLYTSSGVATGAHSLYTSVGVPSEALSLYTSGNVACGAHSFYTSDGVASGAHYLYSSGGPAALAIYQRWCCQRRSLPLYERWSSGAHSIPGVVLPAALTPSIPPVVLPAALTPSISAALTPSIQAVVLPPALTPSIPALEFPTRLSPSIPAAVLPSALTPSIPAALTPSITAVELPTALTPSIPAEVLPPALTPSLPAEVLPAAFTPSIPAVVLPAALTPSIPAEEWPAALTQSLPALVVPAALTPSIPAALLPAALTPSLPAALTPSIPAALTPSIPAALNTLIKAVVLPAALTLSLPAVVWPAALTPSIPAVVLPAALTPSIPALCCQQRSLPLYQRLCCQRR from the coding sequence AtgacgctcactccctctataccagcggcagtgttgccagcggcgctcactccctctataccagcggcgctcactccctctataccagcgtcgCTCACTACTTTTATACCAGCTGTGgagttgccagcggcgctcacacCCTCTATACAAGCGgcggtgttgccagcggcgctcactccctctttaccagcggtggtgttgccaacggcgctcactccctctataccagcggtggtgttgccagcggcgctcacaccctctataccagcggtattGTTGCCAACGGCGCTCACTCCTTCTATACCAGCgatggtgttgccagcggcgctcactacCTTGGTACGAGCGGTgggccagcggcgctcactcaaTACCAGCGGtagtgttgccagcggcgctcactacCTTTATTCGAGCGGTGGTCCAGCGGCGCTcactctataccagcggtggtgttgccagcggcgctcactacCTTTATACGAGCGGTGGTCAAAGCGGCGCTcactctataccagcggtggtgtttcCAGAGGCGCTCACACCCTCTATACCACCGGTCGTGTTGCCAGCAGCGCTCACTCCTTCTATATCAgcagcgctcactccctctataccagcagtggtgttgccaacggcgctcactccctctataccagcagtGGTGTTGCCaccggcgctcactccctctataccagcgttgGAGTTCCCAGCGAGGCtctctccctctataccagcggcaaTGTTGCCTGCGGCGCTCACTCCTTCTATACCAGCgatggtgttgccagcggcgctcactacCTTTATTCGAGCGGTGGTCCAGCGGCGCTCGCtatataccagcggtggtgttgccagcggcgctcactacCTTTATACGAGCGGTGGTCCAGCGGCGCTCACTCTATACCAggggtggtgttgccagcggcgctcacacCCTCTATACCACCGGTGGTGTTGCCAGCAGCGCTCACTCCTTCTATATCAgcagcgctcactccctctatacaagCAGTGGTGTTGCCaccggcgctcactccctctataccagcgttgGAGTTCCCAACGAGGCtctctccctctataccagcggcagTGTTGCCTTCGGCGCTCACTCCTTCTATACCAGCAGCGCTGACTCCCTCTATAACAGCGGTGGAGTTGCcaacggcgctcactccctctattccagcggaggtgttgccaccggcgctcactccctctctaccagcggaggtgttgccagcagcgttcactccctctataccagcggtggtgttgccagcggcactcactccctctataccagcggaggAGTGGCCAGCAGCGCTCACTCAATCTTTACCAGCTTTAGTGGTGCCAGCGgcactcactccctctataccagcggcactgttgccagcggcgctcactccctctttaccagcggcgctcactccctctataccagcggcgctgactccctctataccagcggcgcTTAATACCCTTATAAAAGCGGTGGTGTTGCCTGCAGCGCTCACTCTCTCTTTACCAGCGGTGGTATGGCCTgctgcgctcactccctctataccagcggtggtgttgccagcagcgctcactccctctataccagcgttgTGTTGCCAGCAGCGCTCACTCCCTCTTTACCAGCGGttgtgttgccagcggcgctga
- the LOC138367056 gene encoding uncharacterized PPE family protein PPE24-like, with the protein MVLLAALTHSMPAVVLPAALTPSIPAEEWPEALTQSLPALVVPAALTPSIPAAVLPAALTPSLPAALTPSIPAALTPSIPAALNTLIKAVVLPVALTPSIPAEEWPAALTPSIPAEEWPAALTQSLPALVVAAALTPSIPAAGLPAALTPSLPAALTPSIPAALASFIRSLVLPAALTPSIPAALTPSIPAALNTLIKAAVLPAALTPSIPAVVLPAVLTPSISAAFTPSIPAVVTSGAHFLYTSSVHSLYTSCGVASGAHFLYTSSAHSLYTSSGVASGAHSLYTSSVHSLYSSGGTQRRSLTLYQ; encoded by the coding sequence aTGGTGTTGCTAGCGGCGCTCACTCACTCTATGCCAGCGGTGGTTTTGCCAGCCGCGCTCACTCCTTCTATACCAGCGGAGGAGTGGCCGGAAGCGCTCACTCAATCTTTACCAGCTTTAGTGGTGCCAGCGgcactcactccctctataccagcggcagtgttgccagcagcgctcactccctctttaccagcggcgctcactccctctataccagcggcgctcactccctctataccagcggcgcTTAATACCCTTATAAAAGCGGTGGTGTTGCCTgtagcgctcactccctctataccagcggaggAGTGGCCAgcagcgctcactccctctataccagcggaggAGTGGCCAGCAGCGCTCACTCAATCTTTACCAGCATTAGTGGTGGCAGCGgcactcactccctctataccagcggcagggttgccagcggcgctcactccctctttaccagcggcgctcactccctctataccagcggcgcTCGCTTCCTTTATACGATCGTTGGTGTTGCctgcggcgctcactccctctataccagcggcgctgactccctctataccagcggcgcTTAATACCCTTATAAAAGCGGCGGTGTTGCCTgcagcgctcactccctctataccagcggtggtgttgccagcagtgctcactccctctatatcagcagcgttcactccctctataccagcggtggtgacCAGCGGCGCTCACTTCCTCTATACCAGTAgcgttcactccctctataccagctgtggtgttgccagcggcgctcacttcCTCTATACCAgtagcgctcactccctctataccagcagtGGTGTTGCCagtggcgctcactccctctataccagcagcgTTCACTCCCTCTATTCCAGCGGTGGTACCCAGCGGCGCTCACTTACTCTATACCAGTAG
- the LOC138367057 gene encoding uncharacterized transmembrane protein DDB_G0289901-like: protein MSAAGNTNDGTKVASAAGIEGVSAAGKEGVSAAGNTAAGIEGVSAAGTTKAEGVSAAGNTSAGIEGVSAVGNSTAVIISAAGIEGVSAEGNTAAGIEAVNAAGIEGVSATGNSIAGIERVSAAGKTTAGIEGVSAAGNNTAEGVSAAGNNTAGIEGVSAGGNSAACIEGVSAAGNTTAGIEGVSAVGNTAACIEGVSAAGNSTAGIKVVSDAGIEGVSAAGIEGVSAAGNTAAGIEGVSAVGTTTAAGNTDSGIERVNTAGNTTAGIEGVSAAGNTSAGIEGVSATGIEGVSSAGNTDSGIEGVSTAGNTTAGIEGVNAADKEGLNDAGKTTAGIDRVSTAGNTTDEGVSAAGNTTAGIEGINAAGIEGVNAAGIEGVNAAGNTTSGIEGVSAAGNTSAGIEGVSATGNSTAGKEGGNAAGIEGVSAAGNTYAGIEEVSAAGNTAAGNTSASIEGVNDAGHTSAGIEEVNAAGIEEVSAAGNTAAGNTSASIEGVSAACNTSAGIEEVNAAGIEGVSAAGNTTSGIEGVNATGIE, encoded by the exons atgAGCGCCGCAGGCAACACCAACGATGGTACAAAGGTAGCGAgcgccgctggtatagagggagtgagcgccgctggtaaagagggagtgagcgccgctggcaacactgccgctggtatagagggagtgagtgcCGCTGGCACCACTAAAGCTG agggagtgagcgccgctggcaacacctccgctgggatagagggagtgagcgccgttgGCAACTCCACCGCTGTTATAATCAGCGCCGCTGGTATAGAAGGAGTGAGCGCCGAGGGCAACACTGCCGCTGGTATAGAGGCAGTGAAcgctgctggtatagagggagtgagcgcaacTGGCAACTCCATCGCTGGTATAGAgagagtgagcgccgctggcaaaaccaccgctggtatagagggagtgagcgccgctggcaacaacaccgctg aaggagtgagcgccgctggcaacaataccgctggtatagagggagtgagcgccggtGGCAACTCCGCCGCTTGTATAGAGGgtgtgagcgccgctggcaacaccaccgctggtatagagggagtgagcgccgttgGCAACACCGCCGCTTGTATAGAGGgtgtgagcgccgctggcaactcAACCGCTGGTATAAAAGTAGTGAGcgacgctggtatagagggagtgagcgcggctggtatagagggagtgagcgccgctggcaacactgccgctggtatagagggagtgagcgccgttgGCACCactaccgctg CTGGCAACACCGACTCTGGTATTGAGAGAGTGAAcaccgctggcaacaccaccgctggtatagagggagtgagcgccgctggcaacacctccgctggtatagagggagtgagcgccactGGTATTGAGGGTGTGAGTTCAGCTGGCAACACCGACTCTGGTATTGAGGGAGTGAGCACCGCTGGCAACACCACTGCTGGTATAGAAGGAGTGAACGCTGCTGATAAAGAGGGCTTGAACGACGCTGGCAaaaccaccgctggtatagacaGAGTGAGcaccgctggcaacaccaccgatg agggagtgagtgccgctggcaacaccaccgctggtattGAGGGAATAAAcgctgctggtatagagggagtgaacgctgctggtatagagggagtgaacgccgctggcaacaccacctctggaatagagggagtgagcgccgctggcaacacctccgctggtatagagggagtgagcgccactGGCAACTCCACCGCTGGTAAAGAGGGAGGGAAcgctgctggtatagagggagtgagcgccgctggcaacacctaCGCTGGTATAGAGGAAGTGAGTGCCGCTGGCAACACcgccgctggcaacacctccGCTAGTATAGAGGGAGTGAACGACGCTGGCCACACCTCCGCTGGTATTGAGGAAGTGAACGCTGCTGGTATAGAGGAAGtaagcgccgctggcaacaccgccgctggcaacacttccgctagtatagagggagtgagcgccgcttgCAACACCTCCGCTGGTATTGAGGAAGTGAAcgctgctggtatagagggagttagcgccgctggcaacaccacctctggtatagagggagtgaacgcTACTGGTATAGAGTAA
- the LOC138367055 gene encoding autotransporter adhesin BpaC-like, giving the protein MSDAGTTTTGIEGVSAAGNTSAGIEGMSDAGTTTTGIEGVSAAGNTTAGIEGVSAAVNITAGIKGLSADGIEGVSASCNTDSGIEGVSTTANTTAGIEGVSAAGHSTAEGVSAAGNNTAGIEGVSAGGNTAASIEGVSAAGNTIAGIEGVSAVGNTTAGKEGVSSAGNTAACIEGVSAAGNSTAGIKVVSDAGIEGVSAAGNTAAGGKEGLSAAGTTTAGIEGVSAVGNTTAGIEGVSAAGNTTAGIEGVSAAGNTTAGIEGVRAAGNTSAGIEGVNAAGIEGVSSACNTDSGIEGESAAGNTTAGIEGVNAAGIEGVNAAGIEGVNAVGNTTSGIEGVSAASNTSAGIEGVSATGNSTAGIEGVNAAGNTTYGIEGMSAAGHTSTGIKGVSATGNTTAGKEGGNAAGIEGVSAAGNTYAGIEEVSAAGNTAAGNTSASIEGVNVAGHTSAGIEEVSAAGNTAAGNTSASIEGVSAAGNTSAGIEEVNAAGIEGVSAAGNTTSGIV; this is encoded by the exons atGAGCGATGCTGGCACCACTAccactggtatagagggagtgagcgccgctggcaacacctccgctggtatagagggcatGAGCGATGCTGGCACCACTAccactggtatagagggagtgagcgccgctggcaacaccaccgctggtatagagggagttagCGCCGCTGTCAACATTACTGCTGGTATAAAGGGACTGAGCGCCGATGGCATTGAGGGTGTGAGCGCCTCTTGCAACACTGACTCTGGTATTGAGGGAGTgagcaccactgccaacaccaccgctggaatagagggagtgagcgctgctggccactccaccgctg aaggagtgagcgccgctggcaacaataccgctggtatagagggagtgagcgccggtGGCAACACCGCCGCTTCTATAGAGGgtgtgagcgccgctggcaacaccatcgctggtatagagggagtgagcgctgttggcaacaccaccgctggtaaaGAGGGAGTGAGCTCCGCTGGCAACACCGCCGCTTGTATAGAGGgtgtgagcgccgctggcaactcCACTGCTGGTATAAAAGTAGTGAGcgacgctggtatagagggagtgagcgccgctggcaacactgccgctg GTGGTAAAGAGGGATTGAGCGCCGCTGGCACCactaccgctggtatagagggagtgagtgccgttggcaacaccaccgctggtatagagggagtcagcgctgctggcaacaccaccgctggtatagagggagtgagtgcCGCTGGCAACactaccgctggtatagagggagtgagggccgctggcaacacctccgctggtatagagggagtgaacgcTGCTGGTATAGAGGGTGTGAGTTCAGCTTGCAACACCGACTCTGGTATTGAGGGAgagagcgccgctggcaacaccaccgctggtatagagggagtgaacgctgctggtatagagggagtgaacgctgctggtatagagggagtgaacgcCGTTGGCAACACCACCTCTggaatagagggagtgagcgccgctagcaacacctccgctggtatagagggagtgagcgccactGGCAActccaccgctggtatagagggagtgaacgcCGCTGGAAACACCACCTATGGAATAGAGGGAATGAGCGCCGCTGGACACACCTCCACTGGTATAAAGGGAGTGAGCGccactggcaacaccaccgctggtaaaGAGGGAGGGAAcgctgctggtatagagggagtgagcgccgctggcaacacctaCGCTGGTATAGAGGAAGTGAGTGCCGCTGGCAACACcgccgctggcaacacctccGCTAGTATAGAGGGAGTGAACGTCGCTGGCCACACCTCTGCTGGTATAGAGGAAGtaagcgccgctggcaacaccgccgctggcaacacttccgctagtatagagggagtgagcgccgctggcaacacctccGCTGGTATTGAGGAAGTGAAcgctgctggtatagagggagttagcgccgctggcaacaccacctcTGGTATAGTGTGA
- the LOC138367054 gene encoding uncharacterized PPE family protein PPE24-like has translation MELPVALTPSIPAAFTASIPAVVFPAALTDSLYTSDGVPSEALSLYTSGSVACGAHSFYTSGAHSFYSSGAHSFYTSGADSLYNSGGVANGALSLYTCGGVATGAHSLYTSGGVTSRVHSLYTSGGFASGAHSLYTSGGVASCAHSLYTSSVHCLYTSGSVALGAHSFYTSGADSLYNSGGVANGAHSLYSSGGVATGAHSLSTSGAFTASIPAVVIPAALTDSLYTSVGVPSKALSLYTSGSVACGAHSFYTSGAHSFYTSGADSLYNSGGVANGAHSLYTCGGVATGAHSLYTSGGVTSSVHSLYTSGGVASDAHSLYTRGGFASGAHSLYTSGGVASCAHSLYTSSVHCLYTSGGVSSGSHSLYTSSGFVTGAHSLYTNEFPARLSLSIPAAVLPSALTPSIPAALTPSITAALTPSIPADVLPAALTPSIPAEVLPAALTPSIPEMVLLAALTHSMPAVVLPAALTPSIRAVELPVALIPSIPAAFTPSIPAAFTPSIPALVLPAALTPSIPAEEWPAALTQSLPALVVPAALTPSIPAALLPAALTPSLPAALTPSIPAALTPSIPAALNTLITAVVLPAALTPSLPAVVWPAALTPSIPAVVLPAALTPSIPALCCQQRSLPLYQRLCCQRR, from the exons ATGGAGTTGCCAgttgcgctcactccctctataccagcagcgttcactgcctctataccagcggtggtgtttcCAGCCGCTCTCActgactccctctataccagcgatgGAGTTCCCAGCGAGGCtctctccctctataccagcggcagTGTTGCCTGCGGCGCTCACTCCTTCTAtaccagcggcgctcactccttctattccagcggcgctcactccttCTATACCAGCGGCGCTGACTCCCTCTATAACAGCGGTGGAGTTGCCAACGGCGCTCTCTCCCTCTATACCTGCGGAGGTGTTGCCaccggcgctcactccctctataccagcggaggTGTTACCAGCAGggttcactccctctataccagcggtggtttTGCTAGCGGCGCTCACTctctctataccagcggtggtgttgccagttgcgctcactccctctataccagcagcgTTCACTGCCTCTATACCAGCGGCAGTGTTGCCCTCGGCGCTCACTCCTTCTATACCAGCGGCGCTGACTCCCTCTATAACAGCGGTGGAGTTGCcaacggcgctcactccctctattccagcggaggtgttgccaccggcgctcactccctctctaccagcggag cgttcactgcctctataccagcggtggtgatTCCAGCCGCTCTCACTGACTCCCTCTATACTAGCGTTGGAGTTCCCAGCAAAGCTCTCTCCCTCTATACCAGTGGCAGTGTTGCCTGCGGCGCTCACTCCTTCTAtaccagcggcgctcactccttCTATACCAGCGGCGCTGACTCCCTCTATAACAGCGGTGGAGTTGCcaacggcgctcactccctctatacctgcggaggtgttgccaccggcgctcactccctctataccagcggaggTGTTACCAGCAgcgttcactccctctataccagcggtggtgttgccagcgacgctcactccctctataccagaggTGGctttgccagcggcgctcactctctctataccagcggtggtgttgccagttgcgctcactccctctataccagcagcgttcactgcctctataccagcggtggtgtttcCAGCGgctctcactccctctataccagcagtGGTTTTGTCaccggcgctcactccctctatactaaCGAGTTCCCAGCGAGGCTCTCTCTTTCTATACCAGCGGCAGTGTTGCCCTCGGCGCTCACTCCTTCTATACCAGCGGCGCTGACTCCCTCTATaacagcggcgctcactccctctataccagcggatgtgttgccagcggcgctcactccctctatcccagcggaggtgttgccagcagcgctcactccctctataccagagaTGGTGTTGCTAGCGGCGCTCACTCACTCTATGCCAGCGGTGGttttgccagcggcgctcactccttCTATACGAGCGGTGGAGTTGCCCGTGGCGCTTATtccctctataccagcagcgttcactccctctataccagcagcgttcactccctctataccagcgttggtgttgccagcggcactcactccctctataccagcggaggAGTGGCCAGCAGCGCTCACTCAATCTTTACCAGCTTTAGTGGTGCCAGCGgcactcactccctctataccagcggcactgctgccagcggcgctcactccctctttaccagcggcgctcactccctctataccagcggcgctgactccctctataccagcggcgcTTAATACCCTTATAACAGCGGTGGTGTTGCCTGCAGCGCTCACTCCCTCTTTACCAGCGGTGGTATGGCCTgctgcgctcactccctctataccagcggtggtgttgccagcagcgctcactccctctataccagcgttgTGTTGCCAGCAGCGCTCACTCCCTCTTTACCAGCGGttgtgttgccagcggcgctga